The DNA region CCGCAGCATACGCGGGCGATGCCGCACCTTCCCCCGAAAAGCACGCACCCCTCCGGCGCGAGTGGATCAAGGAAGTGGGGTCCGTCATGTGAAGCGGGCTTGACCGAAAGGCCAGGTTCTCCGGCACAAGCTGACGGGCGCTTCACAGGGGGCGCCGGGTCACGGTGCTGCGCCGCGCGACCGCTTACGATGCGCCACCGTTCGTGACCGGGCCCGTCACCCCGGCTCCCACTTTCCAAGCGTCTCGGGCTCTCCAGTACCTCGGGCAGGTCTCATGCAACAGGCATGAAAACCTGTCACAATAGGAAAGTTGCGCTTCTGGGCGCAGTTGAACTCGGTTCACACTCAACAACCACACCAGGGTGAAGCACGGGTGTTTTGCTCTGGTTTTAACGGAGGATAGCGCATGTTCAATCCCCCCACCCTCGAAGACCTGCAGGAGACTCGCCGGGCGAACGAGAAGCTGGTGCTCAAGGCGCTGGAGAGCAAGCCCGAGTGGGTCGAGACCGAACTCGCCAAGACGACGGGCTTGGCCCTCTCACACCTGCGCGCCGCCCTTGCCAGCCTGCTCGACCAGGGCCGGGTGCGCCGCCTGCCGGGCACAGGCACCCGCGCCGTGTACGGCCTCGCCGACCCCGGCCTCGCCGACGTGCCCGCCACGCCGCTGACGAACGACGCCAAGCGCGTGCGTGACTACCTCGAAGGCCGCGCCGACTCGGCCCTGTACATGAGCGAGCAGCTTCGCATGAGCCGCGAGGACGTGATGAAGGCCCTGTCGCTCCTGAACGCGCACGGCATGATCACCTGCACCTTCGTGGGCAGCCTGGTGATCTTCCGCCTCAAGGAGACCCAGGCGCTCGGCCAGGAGCAGAGCGCTCCCGTGAGCGGCAAGAAGAAGCAGGTCGCGTAAGCTCCTCACCGTTCCACTCCCCGGCCTCCCACAGCGGAGGCCGTTTTGTTTGTGCCCGTATGATTGGGCCCGCCGCGCTGACCGACCCTTCACACCCCCTCTGTTATGCTGCGCTTCATGAAGCTGGTGCTCGCCGTGATTCAGGATGCCGACGCCGCCGCCCTCGTGCGCGTGCTGTCCGAGAACGCCTTCGAGGTCACGAAGCTCGCCAGCACCGGGGGCTTCCTGCGGGAGGGCAACACCACCCTGATGATCGGGGTGTCCGACGAGCGTCTCGCCGAACTCAAGCGGCACGTGCAGCGGACCTGCCGCACCCGCACCCGCCTCGTGACCCCCAGCGTCCCGATGGGCGAGCAGGGCGAGGGGCTGGTCGCCGACCCCGTCGAGGTGGCGGTGGGGGGCGCGGTGATGTTCGTGCTGGGGGTGCAGGAATTCGTGAAGGTCTGAGGACGTGACTGTGGCGGGACGACGCTGCTTGCGTGTTCGGGGCTCGAACGTTCGGGCAGACTGAAGCGGTGATCTGGTTCCGGAGTGCCGCCTTCCTGCTGACCCTCGCCGCCTCCGCGCAGGCTCTCGCCCCGGTGACAGTCCGGCCGTCATGGAGCATCGCGGGCGTCAACTTTCTCGGCTTCACGGGGCAGGGCGAGGTGGTGACGCAACCGCCCTCCCGAACCGGCTGGTTCGCGCCCGAGTTGGAGCGCCGCGACCCGGGAACCGGGAAAGTCAGCGGCAGCGTCCTTTTCCGAGAGGCTGGGAATGAGGTGGGCCGGGCGGCCTTCACGCCCGACCTGGGGACACTGGCCTGGCTCAGCCGCGCGGGAGACGTCCTGACCGTCCAGACCGGAAGGGGTCGCTGGACGAGCAGCCTCCCGGGCCTGCGCGGCACCCAGGCGCTGGCCTTCAGCCCGGACGGCCGCACCCTGGCCGCCCTGAACGTCTACGGCTACGTGCAACTGTGGGACGTGGCGGCGGGGCGGCGCCGAGCCACCCTGCTGCTGCACTCGCAGCCCCGCCGCCTGACGTTCCACCCCACGCGGCCCCTCCTCGCCGTGAACGAGGCCGGGGCACCGGAGGGCAGCGTCACCCTCTGGAACACGGAGACGGGCGAGAGAGTGCTCACCGTTCCGGGGCTGACGGGTGTCCTCCACCCCTTCGGGTTCGCGCCGGACGGCTCCCTGCTGACGGGCCGGGGGTACGGCGTGGCCTTTCTCGACCTCGGGCTGGAGCGGCTGGGGCAGGGCGACTGGGGCCTGAGCGAGCGCACCCTTCCCCTTTACACTGAGCCGTGCCCACAGGGCATGGGGTCCAGAGGGTGGATTCAAGTGGTCGTCGCAACACCCTGACCAAGGAGGGTGGGATGAGCACTGGGAAGCGAAAATCAGATAGTGCGGGGCGCTGTAAGCTGCATTCGCCAGGACGGCCAAGCGTCGCCCGACGGGAGCACCAGCGGCAGTTCTGGGTGTTGATTGCGGCGGGTCAAGGGAGTGAAGATGCAGCCACAGCCGTCGGTGTCTCGCCTGCGGTGGGCACGCGATGGTTTCGAGAGGCAGGTGGTATGCCCCCCACAACATTGGCTCCCTGGAACGCCACGCCGTCAGGGCGGTATCTGTCCTTCGCCCAGCGGGAAGAGATCGCGCTCCGTCGAGCACAAGGTCATGGCGTGCGGGAGATTGCGAGGCACTTGGCAAGGTCCCCGTCGACCATCTCGCGTGAACTGCGGCGTAACGCCGCCACGCGTGGCGGCGGCCTGGAGTACCGGGCGACGACTGCCCAGTGGCACGCCGAACGGTCCGCCCGCCGACCAAAACCAGCCAAACTCGCGGTGAACGTGGCGCTGCGGGCGTACGTGCAAGACCGCCTGGCCGGGCAGGTCACCTCGCCCTGCGGGGCAACTATTCCTGGGCCGACTGTGGCGTTCAAGGGCCGTCGGCACGGGCGGCGACAGAGTCGCCGCTGGGCCAGTGCGTGGAGTCCACAGCAGATCGCCCGCCGACTGCAACTCGACTTTCCGAATGACCGCACCATGCGCATCAGCCACGAGGCCATTTACCAGGCGCTGTACATCGAAGGGCGGGGTGGGCTGCGCCGTGAGCTGGTCACCTGTCTGCGAACCGGTCGAACGTTGCGTGTTCCTCGAGCGCGTCGCGCCCGAATGAGCAAGCCGTTCGTCGCCCCCGAAGTCATGCTCAAAGAGCGTCCAGGAGAAGCGGCGGATCGGACGGTGGCGGGCCACTGGGAAGGCGACCTCATCCTCGGCCTGGGGAGCTCGGCCATCGGGACCTTGGTGGAGCGCTCGACGCGGTTCACGTTGTTGCTTCATCTCCCTCGTCTGCCCAGCCACGGTGTGGAAGCTCGCGTCAAGAATGGCCCGGCGCTGGCTGGACACGGTGCTGAAGCGGTGCGTGACGCTGTGACGAGCGCACTCACCCTCCTGCCGGAGCAGCTCCGACGGTCACTGACGTGGGATCAGGGTGCTGAGATGAGCCAGCACGCTAAACTGCGCGGTGAAACCGGGGTCGCCGTCTATTTCTGCGAGCCGCAGAGCCCGTGGCAGCGAGGCACGAACGAGAACACGAACGGTCTGTTGCGCCAATATTTTCCAAAGGGCACGGACCTGAGCGTGCACAGCGCGGACGACCTTGCCGCCGTGGCCGCTACCTTGAACGCCCGACCTCGCAAGGTGCTCGACTGGCGAACACCCAAGGAGGCCTTCGAACACGCGCTGCACGCCATTCATACTGCTGTTGCAACGACCGCTTGAATCCGCCGAGTGTGCGCCAGGGGCATCCGCGCGGCGAGCTTCAACGCCGACGGGAGCCGGGTCCTCCTGAATTTCTCGCGCACCGTACAAAACGTCTCCTCGGCCCTGCTGTACGACACCAGAACGGGACGCCTGCTGCGGGTGCTGGACACGCCCGAGACCTCCGCCACCCTCTCGCCGGACGGCAAGACGCTCCTTCTGCACAGGTACAGTGGTGAGCTTCAGGGCGCCCCGCTCCCCTGACCCCTACCGCACGCCCAGCGCCGCCAGGGCCTCCGGGAGCCCCGCAGCGTTCTCGTAACGCACCGCGTGCATCCCCACCGAGCGGGCCGCCTCCACGTTCTGCGGGCGGTCGTCGATCATCACGGCCTCTTCCGGGCGGACCTGCGCGAGGCTCAGGCCGAGGCGGTACATCGCCGGGTTGGGCTTGAGCAGGCCGAGGGAGCAGGAGGTGAAAAAGGCGAGCAGGAACTCGCCCAGCCGGTAGGTGCGGATGCGGTACTCGTTCAGGTCGTGGCCCTCGTTGTTCAGCGAGTACATCCGGTGCCGCTCCCCCAGCTCCCGCGCGAGGGCCAGCGTCTCCTCGCGCGGCTGGCTCTGGGCCTCCATCGCGGCGCGGAAGTCCTCCGGGGTGAAGGGGCGCGGGGTGTGGAACACCACCTGTTCCAGGTACTCCGCCAGGGTCATGCGGCCCCGTTCCAGCTCCGGCACCGCCAACTTGTGCCGCTCCGCGAAGTCCTCCGGCTCCAGCCCGAAACGCGCGACCACGTCCGCCCGCTGCTCGCGGTCCCACCCGTTCGTGAGCAGCACGCCGCCGATGTCCCAGAAGAGGGCCTTGATCGTCATGCCCGAGCGTAACGCTGGGGTGACCCGGATTGCCCACACGGTCCACAAAGGAAGGGCGCCCGCCATCGGCACCGGGCGCCCAATGAATCCGGTAGGTTCAGCCGTCGAGCCCGCCGTCCGAGAGGTGCAGCACCTCGGCGAGGCGCATCAGGGTGGGCCGCACGTCCTCGGGAGCGGCCTGAGCTACGGTCTCCACCTCGGCGCCCAGCGGGGGAAGGGAAGCGGCGGCTTCCGTGTACCGCCCGGCTTGCAGGAGTTCGGCGATCTTCCCGAGTTGCACGGCGAGCATCTCGCCTCTGGGGTGGTCACCCACCGCCGCCTGCCAGGAGCGCAGGTGGGTCACGGCGAGGTTGGGGTCGATGTTCTCCACGCCACCCGAGAGCAGGGCGAGCGTTTCCTCCAGTTGGTTGTTCATCGTCATGCGGAAACCTCCGGCGCCCAGAAGACCCGACCCCCGCCCGCCGGAAGGTACGCCCCCTCCCCGTGTGAAGCGAAACTGAAGGCGGCCAAGCCCTTACTTCGTGTCGTACCAGTTCGGCCCCACCCCCACCTCCACGGCGAGGGGCACGATGAGGTTCGCCGCCCCCTCCATCACCTCGCGGGTCAGGCGGGTCGTCTCGTCCACCCGGCTCTCGGGGACCTCGATCAGCAGTTCGTCGTGGACTTGCAGGAGGAGTCGGGCGCCCAGCGCGTCGAGTTCGCCGCCCAGCCGCACCATCGCCACCTTGATGATGTCGGCGGCGGTGCCCTGGATGGGCATGTTGTAGGCCAGCCGCTCCCCGGCCTCGCGCACGTTGCGGTTGGTGGCCTTCAGCTCCGGCACGTAGCGGCGCCGCCCGTACAGCGTCTCCACGTAGCCGTGCTCGCGCCCGAAAGCAAGCGTGCGCTCGATGTAGCCCCGGATGCCCGGGTAGGTCGAGAAGTAGATGTCGATAAACGACGCCGCCTCCGCGTACGAGATGCCCAGGTCGTTGCTGAGGCGGTGGGCACTCATGCCGTACAGCACGCCGAAGTTGACCGTCTTCGCCGCCCGGCGCTGCTGGGCGCTGACCGTCGCCTCGTCCAGCCCGAGGACCTGCGCGGCGGTGCGGCGGTGAATGTCGGCCCCCTCCTGGAACGCCTGCTGCATCAGGGGGTCGTCGGCGATGTGCGCGAGGAGCCGCAACTCGATCTGCGAGTAGTCCGCGCTGAGGAGCAGGTAACCCTCGTCCGCGACGAAGCCCTTGCGAATCTCGCGGCCGAGTTCCGAGCGGATGGGGATGTTCTGGAGGTTGGGGTTGAGGCTGGAGAGCCGACCCGTGGCGGCGGTCGTCTGGTTGAAGGTGGTGTGGAGCCGCCCGGTGCGCGGGTTGACGAGGGTGGGCAGGGGATCGAGGTACGTGCCCCGCAGCTTCTCCAGCTCGCGGTATTCGAGGAGAGCGGGGATGATGGGGTGCTCCTCGCGCAGGGGTTCGAGGGCGGAGACGGCGGTGCTGCGCTTGCCCGTCAGCTTGGTCTTCTTGCCACTGGCGAGGCCGAGTTCGTCGTACAGCACGGCCTCCAGCTGGTCGCGGCTGCGGATGGGGAACTCGCGGCCCGCGTGACGGTAGATTTCCGCCTCCAACTCCTGAATCCGGGCGGTGGTCGCCCCCGCCAGCCCCCGGATGTAGTCGCTGTCGAGCCGGACGCCCCGCACCTCCATGCGGGTGAGCACGCCCGCGAGCGGCTTTTCCATGTCCTCGTACAGCCTGCGGCGGGGCTCGTCGAGTTGGCCGGGGAGGTCGCGCAGGAGGTGGTGGGTCATCACCGCGCGGGCGGCGGCGCCTTCCGGCCAGGAGGTCTTCATGTACCGCTCGGCCACCGTCGGCATGTTCGTGTTCGCGGGGTCGAGGAGGTAGGCGACGAGGAGGGGATCGTCCCCCGGCTCCACGACCGTCCCCCGCACGCTGAGGTGCGCCGCGAGGGCCTTGGCGCCCGCCGCCGTCAGGGTCCGTTGCCCCACGAACTCGGCCTCGGAGACGGTGGGGGGGAAGAGGGCGGCGGCCTTCTGCGCGGCTTTCTCGGCAGCCTTGCGTGCCTTCTCCGCCGCCTTCTGCTCGGCCTTGGTGGGGGGGCGGTCCTCCTCCCCGCCCAGCAGGAATCCCTCGGGAGAGGTCGCCTGCAAGGCCGCCACCGCCCCGTCCGCCTCCCGGGGCCGTTCCTCGGCCGGGGCCACGCGCGCCACCCGCCCGTCGAAAGTCGCCGCCGCGAGCAGGTCGGCGGTCAGGTCGTCCTCGCGCGACAGCACGAAGCCCCAGGTCACGCCCTCGCCGGGAGTGCGCCACTCGGCGATCTC from Deinococcus aetherius includes:
- the polA gene encoding DNA polymerase I; the protein is MTPPASGSPAPDTLVLIDGHALAFRSYFALPPLNSSRGEATHAILGFLRFTLRLARQPSNQVIVVFDPPVKTFRHEQYEGYKSGRAQTPSDLPGQIDRIREVVDALGFPRLEEPGFEADDVIASLTRMAEGKGFQVRIVTSDRDAYQLLDDHVRVISNDFSLVGPGEVFDKYGVTVRQWVDYRALTGDASDNIPGAKGIGPKTAAKLLQEYGDLDTVLARAKDGTLEPKGTREKLLASESDILFSRDLSRMVTDLPLKVELGALRGAGDPARLEQLLDELELVSVKRELTTLGQPAPEVSEPDPTPAEVAEEIEIAEWRTPGEGVTWGFVLSREDDLTADLLAAATFDGRVARVAPAEERPREADGAVAALQATSPEGFLLGGEEDRPPTKAEQKAAEKARKAAEKAAQKAAALFPPTVSEAEFVGQRTLTAAGAKALAAHLSVRGTVVEPGDDPLLVAYLLDPANTNMPTVAERYMKTSWPEGAAARAVMTHHLLRDLPGQLDEPRRRLYEDMEKPLAGVLTRMEVRGVRLDSDYIRGLAGATTARIQELEAEIYRHAGREFPIRSRDQLEAVLYDELGLASGKKTKLTGKRSTAVSALEPLREEHPIIPALLEYRELEKLRGTYLDPLPTLVNPRTGRLHTTFNQTTAATGRLSSLNPNLQNIPIRSELGREIRKGFVADEGYLLLSADYSQIELRLLAHIADDPLMQQAFQEGADIHRRTAAQVLGLDEATVSAQQRRAAKTVNFGVLYGMSAHRLSNDLGISYAEAASFIDIYFSTYPGIRGYIERTLAFGREHGYVETLYGRRRYVPELKATNRNVREAGERLAYNMPIQGTAADIIKVAMVRLGGELDALGARLLLQVHDELLIEVPESRVDETTRLTREVMEGAANLIVPLAVEVGVGPNWYDTK
- a CDS encoding cyclic-di-AMP receptor, translated to MKLVLAVIQDADAAALVRVLSENAFEVTKLASTGGFLREGNTTLMIGVSDERLAELKRHVQRTCRTRTRLVTPSVPMGEQGEGLVADPVEVAVGGAVMFVLGVQEFVKV
- a CDS encoding IS30 family transposase, which encodes MSTGKRKSDSAGRCKLHSPGRPSVARREHQRQFWVLIAAGQGSEDAATAVGVSPAVGTRWFREAGGMPPTTLAPWNATPSGRYLSFAQREEIALRRAQGHGVREIARHLARSPSTISRELRRNAATRGGGLEYRATTAQWHAERSARRPKPAKLAVNVALRAYVQDRLAGQVTSPCGATIPGPTVAFKGRRHGRRQSRRWASAWSPQQIARRLQLDFPNDRTMRISHEAIYQALYIEGRGGLRRELVTCLRTGRTLRVPRARRARMSKPFVAPEVMLKERPGEAADRTVAGHWEGDLILGLGSSAIGTLVERSTRFTLLLHLPRLPSHGVEARVKNGPALAGHGAEAVRDAVTSALTLLPEQLRRSLTWDQGAEMSQHAKLRGETGVAVYFCEPQSPWQRGTNENTNGLLRQYFPKGTDLSVHSADDLAAVAATLNARPRKVLDWRTPKEAFEHALHAIHTAVATTA
- a CDS encoding transcription initiation factor IIE subunit alpha family protein translates to MFNPPTLEDLQETRRANEKLVLKALESKPEWVETELAKTTGLALSHLRAALASLLDQGRVRRLPGTGTRAVYGLADPGLADVPATPLTNDAKRVRDYLEGRADSALYMSEQLRMSREDVMKALSLLNAHGMITCTFVGSLVIFRLKETQALGQEQSAPVSGKKKQVA
- a CDS encoding HAD family hydrolase, producing the protein MTIKALFWDIGGVLLTNGWDREQRADVVARFGLEPEDFAERHKLAVPELERGRMTLAEYLEQVVFHTPRPFTPEDFRAAMEAQSQPREETLALARELGERHRMYSLNNEGHDLNEYRIRTYRLGEFLLAFFTSCSLGLLKPNPAMYRLGLSLAQVRPEEAVMIDDRPQNVEAARSVGMHAVRYENAAGLPEALAALGVR
- a CDS encoding WD40 repeat domain-containing protein; its protein translation is MIWFRSAAFLLTLAASAQALAPVTVRPSWSIAGVNFLGFTGQGEVVTQPPSRTGWFAPELERRDPGTGKVSGSVLFREAGNEVGRAAFTPDLGTLAWLSRAGDVLTVQTGRGRWTSSLPGLRGTQALAFSPDGRTLAALNVYGYVQLWDVAAGRRRATLLLHSQPRRLTFHPTRPLLAVNEAGAPEGSVTLWNTETGERVLTVPGLTGVLHPFGFAPDGSLLTGRGYGVAFLDLGLERLGQGDWGLSERTLPLYTEPCPQGMGSRGWIQVVVATP